In Thiomonas arsenitoxydans, the genomic stretch GGGCGGCGCACTGCCACGTTGCAGTCCGCTTGTGGTGCAATACACCACGGCGCGGCCTGCGCCTCGCATTGCCTCCGCCCAGACCCCCGGCGCGGGGGCATAAATAGCGTTAACAGGCCCTAGCTCAATGAATGGCAAACCGATGAATCTGTTGCTGGTCGAAGATGACGCCGCGCTGGCTGCCGCCACGCGCAATTCCATGGAACGGCGCGGTATTTCCGTGTGGCATGCCGATTCTGCGCCCGCCGCGCGCGCGCTCATCGGCACGGCGGCGTTCGACGCTGCGGTGCTCGATCTGCGCCTGCCCGGCGATAGTGGTCTGACGCTGATTGCGCCGCTGCGCGCGGTCTATCCCGACCTGCGCATCCTGCTGCTGACCGGCTACGCCAGCATCGCCACCGCGGTCGATGCCATCAAGCTCGGCGCGACCAACTATCTGCCCAAGCCGGCGACGGTGAGCGACATCCTCGCCGCGCTGGAACAAGACGAACCCGAGGCCGACCGGGCCGTGGCCGCCCAGCCGCTGCCGGTCGATCGGCTGGAGTGGGAGCACATTCAGAAAGTGCTGGCCGAGCACGACGGCAATATCTCCGCCACCGCCCGCGCGCTGCAGATGCACCGCCGCACCCTGCAGCGCAAGCTGCTCAAGCATCCGGTGCGCGAAGCGCCGACCGACGCAGAGCCGCGCTGACGCGGTGGGCCATTCAGGCGAATCGCCTCACCGCTGCAGCCAGTGCAGCGCAACATCCGTATCGGCGGCGAGCCAGTGTTTCTGCGGCGTCCACCCCGCCGATTGCGCCAGGCGCTGAAACATCGCCAGCGGGTATTTGTAGGAATTTTCGGTGTGCAGAGTCTCGCCTTCTGCAAAGGTGAAGCTCTGCCCGAGCAGGCGCACGGTCTGCGGCCTGGGGCTGAGCAGATGCATCTCGATGCGGCTGTGCGCGGGGTCGAAGCGGGCCACATGCCGGAACGCCTGCGCATTGAAATCGGCGCCGAGTTCGCGGTTGATGCGGGTGAGCAGATTGCGGTTAAACGCCGCCGTTACGCCGCGGGCGTCGTCATACGCGGGAATGAGTTTGGCCTTGTCCTGCGTGCCGTCCACGCCGACGAGCAAATGCGCGCCGGGGCCGAGAAATTGCGCCGCGCCATGCAGAAAGCGCACCGCCTGCTCCGGGGTGAAGTTGCCGATGGTCGAGCCGGGAAAAAAGCCGATGCGGGGCTGTTGCCGCACGTCGGCCTCCAGCGCGGCGGGCCAGTGCAGCGGGGCGGTGAAATCGGCTTCCAGCGCGTGCACATCCAGCTGGGGAAAACGCAGTTGCAGCCCGCGCACCGACTGGCGCAGAAAGTCGCCGCTGATATCGATGGCGGTGTAGCTCGCGGGGGCGTTCAGGGCGCCTAGCAGCAGGGGGGTTTTACGGCTGGAACCACTGCCGAATTCGATGACGGCCGAGCCAGCGGGCAGTTGGGCAAACTCGTCATGCAGGCTGCGCAGCAGCGCGGTTTCGCTGCGGGTGAGGTAGTACTCGTTCAGCTCGGTGATCTGCTCGAACAGCTCCGAGCCGCGGTGGTCGTAGAACCAGGTGGAGGGAATGCGTTTGGGATGAGCGCTCAGGCCTTCGAGCACTTGCGTGGCGAACTCGGGGTTGAGGTCGGGCAAGTCGGGCGGGTGCAGGACGGTGGCGGTCTGCGGAGGCATCGGCGATCCTTTCTGTATCAGGCCCGCGCCAGCCGCAGACCGGTGAATTGCCAGCGCTGGTGGGGGTAAAAAAAGTTGCGATAGGTCGGGCGGATATGGCCGGGCGGTGTCGCGCAGGAGCCGCCGCGCAGCACCATCTGGCCGCTCATGAATTTGCCGTTGTATTCGCCCACGGCGCCGGGCGCCGGGTGAAAGCCGGGGTAGGGCAGGTAGGCGCTGGCCGTCCATTCCCACACGCCGCCCCAGAAGGTCTGCAGACCGTCAGTGGCCGCGTCATCAGCGGGCAGGGGAAGCCGCCACGGGTGATCGGCGAATTGCGCTGGCGTCGCGCTCGACAGGGGCTGGCGGCGCGAGGCGGCCTCCCACTCGAACTCGGTCGGCAAACGCGCACCTGCCCAGCGGGCGTAGGCATCGGCTTCGTAAAAACTGATGTGAGTCACGGGCGCCTGCGGCAGCAGGGGCTGCAGGCCGTGCAGGGACATGGTCTGGGTGTGAAAGCCATCGCCGTGCGTCTGCCAGTAGGCGGGTGCGCGAATGTTCTGCTCCTGCACCCAGCGCCAGCCGTCGGCCAGCCAGAGAGCGGGTGTGGCGTAGCCGTCGTCGGCGATGAAGTCGAGCCAGTCGGCGTTGCACACCGGGCGTTGGGCCAGGGCGTAGTCGTCCAGCCAGACGCGGTGGCGCGGGCTTTCGTTGTCGAAGGCGAAGCGTTCGTCGGCATGGCCGATGTCGGTCAGACCTCCGGAAAAACTCACCCAGCGCACCGGCTCCGGGTTCTGCGCTGCGGGCATGGGGCCGGGCGCGGCGCCGGGCATGGCGCAATACGCGGGGTGCAGCGGGTTTTGCGCAAACAGATGCAGCAGATCGGTGAGCAGCAGTTCCTGATGCTGCTGCTCGTGGTGCAGCCCAAGTTCGAGCAAAGAAGCTGGAGCGGCCTCGCGCGTCAGACGTTGCAGCGCCGCATCGACATGAGCGCGAAAGGCCAGAATCTGTTCGAGCGGCGGCCGGGTGAGCAGGCCGCGCTGCGGGCGCGGGTGGCGCGGGCCGACGGTTTCGTAATACGAGTTGAAGAGATAGCGGAAGGCCGGATCGAACACGCGGTAGCCCGGCAGATGCGGCGCGAGGATGAACTCCTCGAAAAACCAGGTGGTGTGCGCCAGATGCCATTTGGCCGGACTGGCGTCGGGCATGGACTGCACGGTGCAGTCGGCATCGCTCAGCCCCTGCACCAGCGCCACGCTGCGCGCGCGAGTGTGCAGCACCGCTTGCAATAGATGGTCATGCGGGTGTTCATGCGAGTGGTCATGCGCGTGCAGCGGCAAGGCCAGATCGAGTGTCGGCATGGCAACGCCCTCCAGGGTGAAGCTCAAGAATAGCCGCAGGGGATGAACTTCGCCGCGCAGGTCTCTGCGCAGGTCACCACGCGGGCTGCGGCGCCGATCACAGCGGACGCTGTGGAGCGGGGCGGATCTCCTGCCGCTGCGTGCCGAGTTGTGGGCTGCCGAGCGTGACCACATCGCCGGGCTGCAGATAACGCGGGGGCTTGCGGCCCATGCCCACGCCGGGCGGCGTGC encodes the following:
- the egtD gene encoding L-histidine N(alpha)-methyltransferase, yielding MPPQTATVLHPPDLPDLNPEFATQVLEGLSAHPKRIPSTWFYDHRGSELFEQITELNEYYLTRSETALLRSLHDEFAQLPAGSAVIEFGSGSSRKTPLLLGALNAPASYTAIDISGDFLRQSVRGLQLRFPQLDVHALEADFTAPLHWPAALEADVRQQPRIGFFPGSTIGNFTPEQAVRFLHGAAQFLGPGAHLLVGVDGTQDKAKLIPAYDDARGVTAAFNRNLLTRINRELGADFNAQAFRHVARFDPAHSRIEMHLLSPRPQTVRLLGQSFTFAEGETLHTENSYKYPLAMFQRLAQSAGWTPQKHWLAADTDVALHWLQR
- the egtB gene encoding ergothioneine biosynthesis protein EgtB — translated: MPTLDLALPLHAHDHSHEHPHDHLLQAVLHTRARSVALVQGLSDADCTVQSMPDASPAKWHLAHTTWFFEEFILAPHLPGYRVFDPAFRYLFNSYYETVGPRHPRPQRGLLTRPPLEQILAFRAHVDAALQRLTREAAPASLLELGLHHEQQHQELLLTDLLHLFAQNPLHPAYCAMPGAAPGPMPAAQNPEPVRWVSFSGGLTDIGHADERFAFDNESPRHRVWLDDYALAQRPVCNADWLDFIADDGYATPALWLADGWRWVQEQNIRAPAYWQTHGDGFHTQTMSLHGLQPLLPQAPVTHISFYEADAYARWAGARLPTEFEWEAASRRQPLSSATPAQFADHPWRLPLPADDAATDGLQTFWGGVWEWTASAYLPYPGFHPAPGAVGEYNGKFMSGQMVLRGGSCATPPGHIRPTYRNFFYPHQRWQFTGLRLARA
- a CDS encoding response regulator transcription factor; protein product: MNGKPMNLLLVEDDAALAAATRNSMERRGISVWHADSAPAARALIGTAAFDAAVLDLRLPGDSGLTLIAPLRAVYPDLRILLLTGYASIATAVDAIKLGATNYLPKPATVSDILAALEQDEPEADRAVAAQPLPVDRLEWEHIQKVLAEHDGNISATARALQMHRRTLQRKLLKHPVREAPTDAEPR